The Metabacillus schmidteae genome has a segment encoding these proteins:
- the pruA gene encoding L-glutamate gamma-semialdehyde dehydrogenase produces the protein MTTVYKHEPFTDFSIEENRKAFEQALENVNKLMGKEYPLVINGERISTHDQIVSYNPANKEEVVGKVAKATQEHAEMAIQAADKAFQTWRYWNPEERANILFRAAAIIRRKKHDFSALLVKEAGKPWKEADADTAEAIDFLEYYGRQMIELAKGKPVNSREGEINKYVYTPTGVTVVIPPWNFLFAIMAGTTVAPIVTGNTVVLKPASATPVIAAQFVEVLEEAGLPKGVVNFVPGSGAEVGDHLVDHPKTSIITFTGSREVGTRIFERAAKVQQGQQHLKRVIAEMGGKDTVVVDKDADLELAAQSIFASAFGFAGQKCSAGSRAVIHEDVYDQVLQRVVEITEQKITGNPEKYETYMGPVIDQASYDKIMDYIEVGNEEGRLMSGGKGDDSKGYFIEPTIFADLDPNARLMQEEIFGPVVAFAKAKDFDEMLEIANNTEYGLTGALITRNRHYIERAKQEFHVGNLYFNRNCTGAIVGYHPFGGFKMSGTDSKAGGPDYLALHMQAKTISEML, from the coding sequence AACACGAGCCATTTACTGATTTTTCAATTGAGGAAAACCGTAAAGCCTTTGAACAGGCGCTGGAAAATGTAAATAAACTGATGGGGAAAGAATATCCACTCGTGATTAACGGTGAAAGAATATCCACACATGACCAAATTGTCTCCTATAACCCGGCAAACAAAGAAGAAGTTGTCGGAAAAGTAGCGAAAGCCACTCAAGAACACGCTGAAATGGCGATTCAAGCGGCAGATAAAGCTTTTCAAACTTGGAGATATTGGAATCCGGAAGAAAGAGCAAATATTTTATTCCGTGCTGCAGCTATTATTCGTCGAAAAAAGCACGATTTTTCCGCTCTATTAGTAAAAGAAGCAGGAAAGCCTTGGAAAGAAGCTGATGCAGATACAGCAGAAGCAATTGATTTTTTAGAATATTATGGACGTCAAATGATAGAACTGGCAAAAGGAAAACCTGTTAATAGTCGTGAAGGGGAAATTAATAAATATGTGTATACTCCAACAGGAGTTACAGTGGTCATTCCACCTTGGAACTTCTTATTTGCCATCATGGCAGGTACAACTGTTGCGCCAATTGTAACTGGTAATACGGTAGTGCTAAAGCCTGCAAGTGCGACACCAGTCATTGCCGCACAATTTGTAGAGGTACTTGAAGAAGCAGGCTTACCAAAAGGTGTTGTTAACTTTGTCCCTGGAAGTGGTGCTGAAGTTGGTGATCATTTAGTGGATCATCCAAAAACGAGTATTATTACCTTTACAGGTTCTCGAGAAGTAGGAACGCGCATTTTTGAACGTGCAGCAAAAGTTCAGCAGGGACAGCAGCACTTGAAGCGTGTGATTGCGGAAATGGGTGGAAAAGATACGGTAGTTGTTGATAAGGATGCAGATCTTGAATTAGCTGCTCAATCAATTTTCGCATCTGCATTCGGTTTTGCTGGTCAAAAATGCTCAGCAGGATCAAGAGCAGTCATTCATGAAGATGTCTATGATCAAGTGCTTCAGCGCGTAGTAGAAATTACAGAGCAAAAAATTACTGGCAATCCGGAAAAATATGAGACATATATGGGACCTGTTATTGATCAGGCTTCATATGATAAAATCATGGATTACATTGAAGTTGGAAATGAAGAAGGTCGTCTAATGAGTGGTGGTAAAGGAGATGATTCGAAGGGATACTTTATTGAACCAACGATCTTTGCAGATCTTGATCCGAATGCCCGCCTCATGCAGGAAGAGATCTTCGGACCTGTCGTTGCATTTGCTAAAGCAAAAGACTTCGATGAAATGCTTGAAATTGCAAATAACACAGAATACGGCTTAACTGGTGCCTTAATTACAAGAAACAGGCATTATATCGAACGTGCAAAACAAGAGTTTCATGTTGGGAACCTTTATTTCAATCGGAACTGTACAGGAGCCATCGTAGGCTATCATCCATTTGGAGGCTTTAAAATGTCGGGAACAGACTCTAAAGCAGGTGGTCCAGACTACTTAGCCCTTCACATGCAGGCAAAAACAATTAGTGAGATGTTGTAA
- a CDS encoding flotillin family protein, which translates to MDGIFGVIVIFIPLLVIAALGGIGYFFWVKIRYRTAKSNQALIITGPKLGDPEKETNIFTDQEGRSMKIIRGGGYRLRRFQTATPVNLTSFQLKLSTPRVYTNGGVPIVADAVAMVKVADTLNGIANYAEQFLGKEQEEIEAEIIEVLGSNLRAILSKMTVEDINSDREKFNHDVSEVAQKQLDLMGFKITSLGLTDLRDADEENGYLENLGRPRIAEVRKLAEIAEANSQRETRIHIAQTDQAAKEEEYKRQIAIAESKKEKDIKDAAFKEETERARAKSEQSYELEKAKLAKEIKEEELTLQFLERERAVKLEEEESKVRKAKADAEYYETTRKAEAEARKAEIDGEAKAKIRREEGSAEADVIRERGKAEAEARKLLAEAMEKHGDVIITEKLIEMLPVFAEKIAQPLTNIDSVKIIDSGNGQGVSSFGKSITKTMVDIQEPLKEMTGIDMGELLKSYATRTNRTDNHITFQDVKSNNDSDTVTVVDDQREK; encoded by the coding sequence ATGGATGGTATTTTTGGAGTTATAGTTATTTTTATTCCCTTATTAGTTATTGCGGCACTTGGTGGGATTGGTTATTTCTTTTGGGTGAAAATTCGTTACCGTACAGCCAAGTCCAACCAAGCGTTAATTATTACTGGTCCTAAATTAGGTGATCCTGAAAAAGAAACGAATATTTTTACAGACCAAGAGGGTCGTTCGATGAAAATTATTCGAGGTGGCGGTTATAGACTGAGACGATTCCAAACTGCGACACCTGTAAATTTAACATCCTTTCAATTAAAGCTTTCAACACCAAGAGTTTACACAAACGGTGGTGTACCGATTGTTGCAGATGCAGTCGCAATGGTAAAGGTGGCCGACACATTAAATGGTATTGCAAATTATGCTGAGCAATTTTTAGGAAAAGAGCAGGAAGAGATTGAAGCGGAAATTATTGAGGTTCTTGGTAGTAATCTTCGTGCCATTTTATCAAAGATGACAGTTGAAGATATAAATAGCGATCGTGAAAAATTTAATCATGATGTTTCAGAGGTTGCACAAAAGCAATTAGATCTTATGGGTTTTAAAATTACATCATTAGGATTAACGGATTTACGTGATGCTGATGAGGAAAACGGTTATTTGGAGAACCTTGGAAGACCACGTATTGCAGAAGTTCGTAAATTGGCAGAAATCGCTGAAGCTAATAGTCAGCGTGAAACCCGTATTCATATAGCACAAACAGATCAAGCGGCTAAAGAAGAGGAATATAAGCGTCAAATTGCGATAGCGGAGTCAAAGAAAGAAAAAGATATTAAAGATGCTGCCTTCAAAGAGGAAACAGAACGTGCTCGTGCTAAATCAGAACAATCATACGAATTAGAAAAAGCAAAGCTCGCAAAAGAAATAAAAGAAGAGGAATTAACACTTCAGTTTTTAGAACGTGAACGTGCGGTTAAGCTGGAAGAGGAAGAAAGTAAAGTTCGTAAAGCAAAAGCAGATGCTGAGTATTATGAAACAACTCGTAAAGCAGAGGCGGAAGCTCGTAAAGCAGAGATTGATGGGGAAGCAAAGGCGAAAATCCGCCGTGAAGAAGGTTCTGCAGAAGCAGATGTTATCCGTGAGCGAGGAAAAGCAGAAGCAGAAGCTCGTAAACTATTAGCAGAAGCAATGGAAAAACATGGTGATGTCATCATTACCGAAAAACTTATTGAAATGCTTCCGGTCTTTGCCGAGAAGATTGCACAGCCGCTTACTAATATTGACTCTGTAAAAATTATTGATTCTGGCAACGGTCAGGGCGTGTCATCATTCGGAAAAAGCATTACAAAAACAATGGTTGATATCCAGGAACCACTAAAAGAAATGACAGGTATTGATATGGGAGAGCTATTAAAGTCCTATGCAACCCGCACGAACCGTACAGACAATCATATTACGTTTCAAGACGTGAAGAGTAACAATGATTCAGATACAGTCACAGTTGTTGATGATCAACGTGAAAAATAA
- a CDS encoding PucR family transcriptional regulator, with protein MNELLERVLSLSDLNDAVDVISNGLKKPIIVESDHFFLLAYNSYYVDHFDYANQQTIFAKKCPLMIFERFVEKGIIDQLKTNDKPFRVDEMKDIGLNRRVVVNAKYKESIMGYIWVQEINNPLTEEELDFLFEVSFHVGKLIYKKNKLKQQKVEEVESYFRKVMNNEITIEKELKWEAADLDIVLPSIFCVMVVNAIHADEELIVELKETIRSYLNLKDNTSHVLVYRTNIVIIVGCYSLKYSPVTAALQIVENLLTNFDVKRYSNIFIGIGNEYQPILSLHKSYKEALEVLSIAEVLGTQENIPYEYNKIGALRYLDIIYEKNNRTKYSNSDIQILRAKDRESQTELVKTLEYYLVNNCKTKPTADQMFIHPNTLNYRLKQITDLTTIDFSDFNQKCQLYLDLMVSKKGDR; from the coding sequence ATGAATGAGCTATTAGAGCGTGTTTTATCATTATCTGACTTGAATGATGCAGTCGATGTGATCAGCAATGGGTTGAAAAAGCCTATCATTGTAGAGAGCGATCATTTTTTTCTTCTTGCTTATAATTCTTATTATGTGGATCATTTTGATTATGCGAACCAGCAAACGATTTTTGCGAAAAAATGCCCTTTAATGATATTTGAACGTTTTGTAGAAAAAGGAATTATAGATCAATTGAAAACAAATGACAAGCCTTTCCGTGTTGATGAAATGAAGGATATTGGGTTGAATCGTCGTGTTGTAGTCAATGCAAAGTATAAAGAAAGTATTATGGGATATATTTGGGTACAGGAAATTAACAATCCATTAACGGAAGAAGAACTTGACTTTCTTTTTGAAGTTTCCTTTCATGTTGGAAAACTAATATACAAGAAAAATAAGCTTAAGCAACAAAAAGTAGAAGAAGTTGAGTCTTATTTCAGGAAGGTTATGAATAACGAGATCACAATTGAAAAGGAGCTAAAGTGGGAAGCCGCGGACCTGGATATTGTGCTGCCTTCTATTTTTTGTGTGATGGTCGTGAATGCAATTCATGCAGACGAAGAGCTAATTGTAGAATTGAAGGAAACTATTCGCTCTTATTTAAATTTAAAGGATAATACAAGTCATGTGCTAGTGTACCGGACAAATATTGTCATTATCGTCGGTTGTTATTCTTTAAAATATTCACCTGTAACAGCTGCACTTCAAATTGTTGAAAATCTACTAACTAACTTTGATGTAAAACGATATTCTAATATTTTTATTGGAATTGGAAATGAGTATCAGCCTATTTTATCATTGCACAAAAGTTACAAGGAAGCCCTTGAGGTTTTATCTATTGCAGAGGTATTAGGAACACAAGAAAACATACCTTATGAATATAACAAAATTGGAGCTTTAAGGTATTTGGATATTATTTATGAAAAAAATAATAGAACAAAATATTCGAATAGTGATATCCAAATTCTTCGAGCGAAGGATAGAGAAAGTCAAACAGAGCTTGTTAAAACGTTGGAATACTACTTAGTAAACAACTGTAAAACCAAACCAACAGCAGATCAGATGTTTATTCATCCTAATACACTGAATTATCGATTAAAACAAATTACTGATTTAACAACAATTGATTTTTCGGACTTTAATCAGAAGTGTCAGCTTTATCTTGATTTAATGGTGAGTAAAAAGGGAGATCGGTAG
- a CDS encoding DUF1801 domain-containing protein produces the protein MYELKTKENDSSVIEFIEAVENPKKREDAYKLLDIFTETTGFPAKMWGPSIIGFGKYHYKYATGHEGDAPLVGFSPRKAKISLYFATGDTKREELLQNFGKHTTGKACVYINKIADINEDVLKALIVQSIAFLKETYPDQPE, from the coding sequence TTGTACGAGCTAAAAACCAAGGAAAATGACAGTAGTGTCATTGAATTTATTGAAGCAGTGGAGAATCCAAAAAAACGTGAGGATGCGTACAAACTATTAGATATTTTCACAGAAACAACTGGTTTTCCGGCTAAAATGTGGGGACCCAGTATTATTGGATTTGGAAAATATCATTATAAATATGCAACAGGCCATGAAGGAGACGCCCCACTCGTTGGGTTTTCACCACGAAAAGCAAAAATAAGTCTTTATTTCGCTACAGGTGATACAAAACGTGAGGAACTGTTACAGAATTTCGGAAAACATACAACAGGAAAAGCCTGTGTTTATATTAACAAAATTGCAGATATAAATGAGGATGTACTAAAAGCACTCATAGTGCAATCCATTGCCTTTTTGAAAGAAACCTATCCAGATCAACCAGAGTAA
- a CDS encoding Cof-type HAD-IIB family hydrolase: protein MTDYKVLFLDIDGTILKPDNTIEDSTKKAVAEVKKKGIEVFLATGRPLHEISHIAEELNITSFIGYNGAYAIHQDQDIFRSPMSSQTVESYVDIAKKHGHELVLYTNQENIFSDLDSSVVKEFISAFHLQKNNGYTKDVIDKILGITLINLSENEPALYEKADPSIHLSQVNVDGLRHCYDVIRDNVNKGIAVQHILELLHIPKEASIAFGDGMNDKEMLSVVGEGFAMGNGHPDLFQYAKYKTTKVTNSGIYNGLKSLGLVD, encoded by the coding sequence ATGACAGATTACAAAGTTTTATTTTTAGACATTGATGGAACCATTCTAAAACCAGATAATACGATTGAAGATTCAACAAAAAAAGCTGTAGCAGAGGTAAAGAAAAAAGGAATTGAAGTTTTTTTAGCAACCGGACGACCACTTCATGAAATTTCACACATTGCAGAAGAATTAAATATCACTTCATTTATCGGCTACAATGGAGCATATGCCATTCATCAGGATCAGGATATTTTCAGATCTCCTATGAGCAGTCAAACAGTCGAAAGCTATGTTGATATTGCTAAGAAGCACGGACATGAGCTTGTATTATATACAAATCAAGAAAATATTTTCTCAGACTTGGATAGTTCTGTAGTAAAGGAATTTATTTCAGCTTTTCACTTACAAAAAAATAACGGTTACACTAAAGATGTGATTGATAAAATCCTCGGCATCACTCTTATTAACTTAAGTGAAAATGAACCTGCTCTATATGAAAAAGCAGATCCATCTATTCACTTATCACAGGTAAATGTTGATGGACTCCGTCATTGCTATGACGTGATTCGTGATAATGTAAACAAAGGGATTGCTGTCCAGCATATTTTAGAGTTATTACATATTCCAAAGGAAGCCTCAATTGCTTTTGGTGATGGTATGAATGATAAGGAAATGCTAAGTGTTGTCGGAGAGGGATTTGCAATGGGAAATGGACATCCTGATCTTTTTCAATATGCAAAATATAAAACAACAAAAGTGACAAACTCAGGAATTTATAATGGATTAAAATCATTAGGACTTGTCGATTAG